TTTCTGCTTCGCCTTTTCCACCCCAGACAACATTGTGAAGTGAGCCACGTCAACATTCATCCCAGTCCCTTTGACATTTTAATCATGTCATTGATATGTGGCTGTTAATAATTGGTAGTGTTActgcttgtttattttttttaaggactCAACAATGTGCATGGTTACAGCTATTGTCAGCTTCAAGAAAGTGAATAAGCAGCATACCAGCCAATCAGCTAACGCATGTATGCTGCTGGGTGCGCCAGCCGTAATTATCAAGCGGCACCCAACTAAATTATGAGTTGTGTTTTTCTCTTATGACGTCTGGCTAATTAACAGAGAAGCAAAGAGAATATGTCCTTGACGTGGGAGTGTCAGGCATGTTGGCGCCTACTACTTTGCTTAGAGCATTTCTCTCCGACTtctgaaaaagtcaaagtcccCCAAATGAACCCCAATCAGAAGCAAACGGACGAGACCAAATCGGCGGGCGACGCTAAATTGTGAAGCTTTGTCATAGAGGGAAGCTAAACGTTTGGATTGATCCTGAAAGAGAAGTCGGTGCCGCTTTGTAATGGCTTGCGGCTTTGTCGCTAATCACAACCGATCTTATCCGTTGTGGATATTAAAATTCCAACGTCTCAAAAGTGTCACTTATCATGATTGCAACAGGTCAACTGTCACGATGATACCGAGTTGTTGATCTGCTACTGAGTTGAGCTCATTTGGGTAAACGACTTCCTGGGAGTGTCACTCAACAAGCTCGATTGACTCAAGGGAATGTTATGAGCACGGTGTGAACTTTCTGTTCAATCTTCCGCATTGATAAACATGAAGCTAATTTCTTTTTCGGATCATTTTCTAAAGTTGCCGCACTGCTTGATTGGGATCCCCCAAAATATGTATTTTCATCAGACACACCAAAATGAATGGGCACAATCGACGACAATTCATTTGTTCTCGTCAACTGACAGAACATATTTGAAAATGGGGCATGGCCTTCAAGTCTCTAATTGCCCTTGACGGCGTGCCTTAATTGTCCGTGACGTGACGTCAAAGCGGACGGATTCAGGCGTGAGTGAAAATAATCACCGTTTCATTGAACATGCCAAACAACCTTGGAATGGGTGTGTACTTAATTAAGGAAGCCGCAGTCCATCCAAACTTAAGTGGCCAGGTGCGTAAGGCGTGTTTTCGACTTAAGGAATAATGTTGGCATTGCTCAAAGGAGCTATTAAGTCAGGAGAACATTTCCTTGTAGACAAGTGCACCGCCCTGGTTCTTATCTTGCGCCAGTTGTTTCacttgaagaaattgacaataaagcagactttgactttcttttcCCAGCCAACTGGCcgtttgaatgattttttttttctcatcacgaGTTAatcgagagaaaaaaatcatcctTTGCATGTTCGGAGGAGGGGATGGATGTGATGAATCGGAGTCAACCTTTTTGGGGGCGTATGCAAATAAATTGGCCTCGATTGAACTGCTTTGGTGATTGTTTAGGAATACGTGTGCAGCTGCGTATCTAATCCAAAAAAGGGTTGGattttctccattttatttcGTCAAGTgcttgcacaaaataaaatcatctggatCCAGATACAGTTCCTTGAAGCAGATGTAAggtctgcttaaaaaaaaataaaaaggatgaTTTTATCTGATTGGCAAAAAAAGCGGCGTTTTTTTTCAAGATCATTTGTTCAATGCAAAAATCCTTCGATACAAGTTTGGTTTGTTCAAAGGCCAATAAGCGACATACGCAAGCAACCTGAGCGGCTCCCCAAAAAACGAGTCAGATGTGTCACGTGACAAGACAATTGGCGTAGTTCGCATTCCAGGGCTGCGTCAAGGCACCGTATAAAAAGCCCTGGCTTCTTGTCCTTCCGCACTAAGCCTCACCACAGCAAAGGTAACTCAATTCATTTGGGACACGGCGCATGCCCATTTTGTCCAAGGCACAAATGACCAAGCTTGTCTTCTGTCTGTCGTTGCGCAGATGGCATCCGGTCTTCGCTCCTtgctcctcctttgcgggatctGTGGGCTGTTCGGCAGCATCGTGAGTTCAAATTTGATCCAGTAACtcgaaagcaaaaaaaatggctgtTGATCATCGTCAGTGATTTGCCATTTGTTTCTTCTTCACAGTCATGTCAGACAAAGAAAGGTAagtcgagagagagagatcgcACTTGGATTCCTTCCTTGCCCTTCCTTCCTTGGCCTTCCttggccttccttccttccttcctccctcccttccttcctcagGTTGAGTTGTCGCCTCCAATTGTGTCGCAGGGTATTGCCCAAAAGGCTGGACTCGGTTGAACGACCGCTGTTTCATCTACGAACACGATGAGAGAACCTTTGCCGATGCCGAGGTCCGGACCGCTTTCACCCAGTAGTCGCGACGTCGCTCAAAGCCAGATGCGTTGCTTGAACCTTTTTGGCTTGTTTTTGTCTTCCTCATCAGAGCGTCTGCAACATTCTTGGTGGCAATCTGGCTTCCATCCACAGTGTGCTGGAAAACCAAGTGGTCATTGAAATAATCCGGGAAGCGGCTGGTACTTTTGAAGACACTTGGATTGGCTACCATGATACAATCCTGGTAAGGCTGTACAAAAGTTTGGATTGAATCATGTGGATGGTGTTGAGTGGCAATATTTGGATACGTTGAATGGCAAAGGGTCCTCCGGACTCACTTTTGTCACTAGCCGACATAAAATGAAATCTAACTTGGATTTTTGTCTTGCAGGAGGGTGACTTCATTTGGACTGATGGCTCCCCTGATGGTTTTACAGACTTTGACATGGGTCAGCCAGATGAGGCCGTCTCACCTGGGGACTGTGTGGACATCGATAGCGCAAGTAAATACTTCATTTCCTTTCTTTGTAGATGTTGAAACCAAAATTCATTTCGGGAGCTTtaatgtgattttcttttttttttttaacagatgaGCAGTGGCACGATGACAGCTGCCTTGATCTCAATCCATATATTTGTGCCAAAAACATCCTTGTCAAGCAACACTAACCAGTCCATCATATCGTCTAACACGATGCCTTTCCCACCTTCTGGATGAGAACAAAATACTTTAGGGTCTTATTTTCAGGTCTCTtcaccttttttgtttgtttttggcttCACCTGCATTGTTGACTTGTGATTGGTTGTGGTCAGTCCAGAAAAAGACTTGTCACTAATAAATGAAGGAATCTGTCTCTGCataggaaatgttttttttttctttcttccaacTTGCTATTTATAATGCAGCTCCAACTGCACAATTGCATTTGGTTTGACAGGTAATGTCCACTTACTGTTCAAGTGACACGTCACCTTCAGGGAACAAGAGAGTGAATTAAATGCCGTTAGATCGGGGGAGGGTTAACAATAAACCAGAATAAGTCATGGCTTCCTGCAATTATACCTACAGTAAGATTACCGtggttttccatgtataatgcgcccccgtgtataatacgcacactaaaaatggcatgtacccatgtataatacgcacccaaatttggactcttacttaagtccgtcaacataaaatgatttcagaaaaaagatcatctttgggaacaaccggatgttattctgccagtcagtatcactgcgcatgcgccagcatactcgatagcgaagaaatgtttcggatttgtgtagggtacattgtgacagacagcaaacgagcaggtgatcgagcaagcgtctgataccagagcattgtgttcgtatggagcgtgtttgacgtgaacagcagagaagaaagtgcatctgtaatggcggcctccgtatgacatccggatttaaaaaataaaaagaaatatatatatattttttttacccatgtataatgcgcaccccagattttaggacaataaatgagttaaattttgcgcattatacatggaaaaaaacggtatttccctTCAGAGCGTCTGCAATATTCTCGGCGGTAATCTGGTCTCCCTCCGCCAGTAGCCTCAAGGAACAAGCACCAGCTGATCAAGTGATTCACCAAGAGGATGGCTCTCTGTCTTTGGACTCTTTGATTCTATTCcggtaaaaaaaaagtccttattGACACCGAAAAGGAATCCATCTTGTCAGCCAATGAAAGGAAGAAAGTGTCGAGTTATATTTTCATCATCGCAGATTTCAGAAATGATGGGTAGGTGTCCTCTAGCGACACCCAGTGGTTAACACGTGTCAAATATTTACAGCAAAAATTCAAACTTGTCAATTGACTCAGACATCCTTATTTCAACCCAGAAGTATTCCTTTCTATCGTGTACTCCACGCTTACTAAAATGTGACTTTTTCTTGCTACAGCTTACTTGAACTGTCATTCGGTGTGGCATTCAGTTTCTGTTTTTGTCGTAATATTCTTCTTTGTGTCTCTTCACTCGCTTGTTGGCAATCAGTGAGAGATTAAAAATGTGCTTCTTGCTTCTGCCACACTGGACTGCAATAGAAGAGAGAAGACGACGACGCCGCCACTGAAGAACAAGACAACGATATCAAAGAAGAAGCAGCAAGCGCCATCATGGCcgccaaccttttttttttttttttgcacgacaGCGAAAACAAGGGTTGCATCATTTGGGTGTGGGCTCATAATGTCATATTAGAGGCGGAAATCCCCTGTAAAACGATGCTAATATTCAAACATAAATTCATAAATCCTTTTCTAAATCCACATCTAGCGAGCCCCAtaagaggaataaaaatgaGAGCCGTCCCCGGTGTGCCCGTCTCCAAATTATAGAATGGTAAGTCATTACATTTGATGAGTTCACCACGAggtgggatttaaaaaaaataaaaaatccacattgcatttgaacaaaaatcactGCAATATAAgaaacaagcagatgattcaaacaataaaagcaCTTTTTAAAGCGGTGAGCATAAAACAAATACAACCAACCACTAATGTCATGTCCTCAAATTTGAGATCACAAAGGACATGGTCCGCAGCAAAGAGCCTGAAAAATTCAAAGAAATATGAACGGTAGCTTTAAATCAGGCACAGGCAAGATTAGGTTCAAGACTTTGGAGAGTGAGTGGTTGATTTATGTTTTTGGAGTGGATGAGGGGCTTTTCTGATTTGGGGCTTCAGTTCATGCAAGGTGACGAATCAATCGTGCCTTGATAGACCTGCTTATCTTTTCTTTGCAACCAAGCCTTACTGCATAATTAAATCAACGCATTCATAGGCAATGACTCACTTTAATTCCGAAGCAACTTCCTCAATGGTGGAAGAGTGTTTTTTAATCATTAACTGAGCGAATTTGGAAAAGGCATCAATCTGCTACTGAATGTTACTGGACTCGCTCAATGTCATGTGACACCGGATGCAACATTCAAAGTGTGTCAATGCAACCCAATATGAAAATAATAAGAATTGTCCAAGAAATACTATTTATATATTTCGAAAATGATAATCATTCTAAAAGAAATActatttatttgtatatttaaaaaaaaaaaaaaaggacaatagAACAATAATAAGTGTTTCAGGTGCTTATTCCAAAAACACAATACTACACATCACATGGAAATAATAGCGAGCTATAAATAACATACAATGACTTGTTGTTCAGCACATCCTTAGTTTTATAAAGCATAGAAAGGACTTTTGACATGATAAAATGATTTGTTCATATGTGGCTTCCAACTGAGTTTGgttgttttaaaatgatttagaTGTGGCTTGAGTTTGGCAATTAAGTCTGAAGGCTTCTCGGTTCCCATGAGTTGGAAGAGGATTTGGCAATCTTGATTTCTCCTGCCAAGGGTGTATCTGCCTAGATTGACACACTCAACTCGTTGAACATGTCATATGACATAGCCTACAACATTCCAGACTTCAAACTCAACCTATAAAAGGTTCGCTGGTCGTCATTCTCAGCATCCACTCATCTCCAAAGGTACGCAATTTTACACCTgcatggttttttttgggggggatccTTTCGTACGGTAAGCTGCGAGCCAAATTTTCATAACGATTCATTCTATTATCTGACAGATGGCTCGTTTGAACCTGTTGTTCGTTCTTTGCGGCATCGTTGCGCTGACCCAGGCTTCGGTAAGATTGAATAGTTTCGAGCTTTGACTTTCTAAATTGAACACCGTGCTCTTCTTCTTTGTCGTCTTCACAGAGGCAAGACAAGGGAAAAGCCGGTTAGTAGCCGTGATTAAATCCGACGCACGTTGAACATTTCCACCGAGTGCTTTAATGTCAAACAATTGTGTTGTAGACGGTAACTGTCCCAAAGGCTGGACTCAGTTGGACAAGTACTGTTACATCTATGAACACGATCCCAGGACCTTCCCTGACGCAGAGGTACGTGAGACTTTCACATCGGAAACGACGGAGTCGTGAtggaaaatcaaatgaaaaggaAGCGCGAGTGCCGAAACGACTTTTCCACCCCCATCAGAGCGTCTGCAACGTTCTCGGCGGGAATCTGGTCTCCATCAACAGCCTCAAGGAACACGCCCTTGTTGTTGAGCTGATTCGAGAGGGGGCTGGTTCTGTCGTCGACACCTGGATTGGACTCCACGATGCCATTCTGGTGAGATACCTTCTCATTGAATCGCCTCACGCTAGCTTATCAGCGACTGTCTGAGTGGGATGTGTTACTCAAATGTGATTTTGCCTTATAGGAGAACGACTTTGTTTGGACCGATGGCGAAACAGTTGATTTCAGAAATTTTGGTGCTCTCCAGCCCAACAACGCTGGAGGAAATGAAAACTGTGTCGAGATTGAGGCCGATGGTTTGTATGCTTAAGAATATCGCAAGCGGTGGGTGAATCCGGGTGGTTGATCAAAGatggtttttcttcttcttttttttccttgaaagtGGCATAATGCAAGCGGTGAATCTGGACGCTTGATCCAATATCGATTGAAAGTGCCATACTTGACCGCCGTTTGTGTTTTCTTGCAGACTCTCTGTGGGATGATGACGAGTGCACCGAGGAAAACCCGTTTGTTTGCATCAGACCCGTGACCAAAAAAGAATGCCATTAAGCGGCCATCTTGGGATCATATCATCTTGAATAATGTCTTTTCAAGTTTGGGCTACTTTGGGCTATGGCGTCCTTCAATGTTCATCAGACAGCCATTCATTTTTTAATGATTGCCGTCAATGAAACTTATTTGGATGGATACCACAGCTTTTCAATAAATTCCATTTTCTGAGCATAAACATACGTTTGAGTGTTATTCCTTCCCCCAAATCTTCGCACCGATATGTAATATTTAATCATAGGATGCTCGTCAAAAGcccatttttaactttttacgttTTATTCGGCAATGCAAAAGGACCGTAAAATCTTATGTTGATTGTAATCGTCTTTACATATTGTTTTGAAATATAAGATATCGTGAAATATGAGATATACGTACTATAGAAGAGGGGTGTCCACGTCATTTTTtgggcgggccgcattgtagtcatagcttctttcgaaggggccattatgactgtcaacccaaatcaatgtatgagcgAGCCAGCACctcagctacaaaacaaactggcaaataactccttttcaaatcagacgagtagaaactggtcaaataccgttttttcccatgtataatgcgcaaaatttaactaatttattgtcctaaaacctggggtgcgcattatacattgtATATTTGATGTGTGATATATACTATCAATTctatgtttgtttgtctgtttaacGTGatctttttatatatttatttatggtCTGCACTTTGCACACACAAGATCGGTGTTTGTTTCACaggggtggaaaaaaataaagagacggacggttgccttgttgaaggatttcaacctaaagagacacttgAAAtcggaatttgtgtttttacactgaatggcttatatttgcttattttgtcatttgaaaaataaagacaaatgtcGTTAAAAAATGTCGGAAAAAacgattggcccccgggccactTCACTTGATTAAATCTGGCGCTCCTTGCAaaacgtttggacacccctggtttacagTTTACATCACCTCGCTATGAGCCAATAAGTGCAACGCCATCAAGTGGTCGGAGTTAACCACTACAAGTTTCTATCGACTTCTATCAAATAGTTTCAAGTGGAGAAGTGGCCGGGAGTCGTATCCAcccattaataaaataaagctCAGTTGACGAGAATATTCGTTCACGGGATCCTAGATCGTTCATGTCAATGACGTGTATTCTCGTCGCTGGCATACAAAcgcttgaatcttgaatttctCATAGTACACTTCTCAGTGTTCACTTCTATGATATTGGGTATTATATCTAGGAGGACCACATAACAATAATTgaattgtgtgtgagtgtgaaaaACACGTTTTTCGAGAGATACCTGGAATATGAAAAGATAACaaattttttccatgtataatgcgcccccatgtataatacgcaccctaaaaatggcatgttgatgctggaaaaaagcctgtacccatgtataatacgcacccaaatttggactcctacttaagtccgtaaacgttatttcagaaaaaagatcatctttgggaacaagcggatgttattctgccagtcagtatcactgcgcatgcgctagcaaacccgatagcgaagaaatgtttcggatttgtgtagggtacattgggacagcaaacgagcaggtgatctagcaagcgtctgataccagagcattgtgttcttttgaagtgaacagcagagaagaaagcgcatcggtaatggcggcctccgtatcatatccggattaaaaaaaatataatatccatccatccatccatccatcttcttccgcttatccggggtcgggtcgcgggggcagcagcttcaggagggactcccagacttccctctccccagccacttcatctagctcatcccgggggatcccaaggcgttcccaggccagctgagagacatagtctctccagcgcgtcctgggtggtccccggggtctcctaccggtgggacatgcccggaacacctccctagggaggcgtccaggaggcatcctgatgagatgcccgagccacctcatctggctcctc
This region of Syngnathus typhle isolate RoL2023-S1 ecotype Sweden linkage group LG2, RoL_Styp_1.0, whole genome shotgun sequence genomic DNA includes:
- the LOC133144631 gene encoding galactose-specific lectin nattectin-like, whose translation is MASGLRSLLLLCGICGLFGSISCQTKKGYCPKGWTRLNDRCFIYEHDERTFADAESVCNILGGNLASIHSVLENQVVIEIIREAAGTFEDTWIGYHDTILEGDFIWTDGSPDGFTDFDMGQPDEAVSPGDCVDIDSANEQWHDDSCLDLNPYICAKNILVKQH
- the LOC133144601 gene encoding ladderlectin-like, giving the protein MARLNLLFVLCGIVALTQASRQDKGKADGNCPKGWTQLDKYCYIYEHDPRTFPDAESVCNVLGGNLVSINSLKEHALVVELIREGAGSVVDTWIGLHDAILENDFVWTDGETVDFRNFGALQPNNAGGNENCVEIEADDSLWDDDECTEENPFVCIRPVTKKECH